In Zingiber officinale cultivar Zhangliang chromosome 11B, Zo_v1.1, whole genome shotgun sequence, a single window of DNA contains:
- the LOC122034034 gene encoding probable CCR4-associated factor 1 homolog 11, which translates to MAVAVVNNVNDMLISSSAASTSRVEVRSVWAHNLDEEFALIRSAVPFHPFVALDTEYPGVVVASKNPYCTLTLPQRYELIRANVEALRIVQVGLTLSDAAGNLPCAIYSDGTCVRYVWEFNFRDFDISRDRYAPSSVELLKANGIDFQKNQIWGIDSCRFAQHLATSGLLSFGHFSPVSWVTFQGAYDFAFLVKMLTCDCKLPKTVREFLHLVHFFFGKRVFDVKHLSKHCPGLYGGLERVASTVRVERAVGSRHQSGSDSLLTWQVFYQIASRVNPQLIHRPEHMGTLFDLQLQ; encoded by the coding sequence ATGGCTGTCGCAGTTGTCAACAACGTTAACGATATGCTAATTTCCTCTTCCGCCGCCAGCACCAGCAGAGTCGAGGTTCGCTCCGTGTGGGCTCATAACCTCGACGAGGAGTTCGCCCTTATCCGCTCCGCCGTCCCGTTCCACCCCTTCGTCGCATTGGACACCGAGTATCCTGGCGTCGTCGTCGCTTCCAAAAATCCCTACTGCACCCTCACCCTCCCCCAGCGCTACGAATTGATCCGCGCCAACGTCGAGGCCCTCCGCATCGTCCAGGTCGGTCTCACCCTCTCCGACGCCGCCGGCAACCTGCCATGTGCCATCTACAGCGACGGCACTTGTGTGCGTTACGTGTGGGAATTTAATTTCCGCGACTTCGACATCAGCCGCGACCGTTACGCCCCTTCCTCCGTCGAGCTGCTCAAGGCTAATGGCATCGACTTCCAAAAGAATCAAATATGGGGCATCGACTCTTGCAGATTCGCCCAGCACTTGGCCACCTCCGGCTTGCTTTCCTTTGGCCATTTTTCTCCCGTCTCCTGGGTTACCTTCCAAGGCGCCTATGACTTCGCCTTCCTAGTCAAGATGCTGACATGCGACTGCAAATTACCAAAGACCGTTCGTGAGTTCTTGCACCTTGTTCACTTCTTTTTCGGCAAAAGGGTGTTCGATGTGAAGCACCTTAGCAAGCATTGTCCTGGGCTTTACGGAGGATTGGAGCGGGTGGCCTCTACCGTCCGAGTTGAGCGAGCAGTCGGCTCTCGACATCAGTCCGGCTCCGATAGCTTATTAACATGGCAGGTGTTCTACCAAATCGCTTCTCGTGTGAATCCACAACTCATCCATCGTCCAGAACACATGGGAACACTATTTGACCTCCAACTGCAATAG